One part of the Loxodonta africana isolate mLoxAfr1 chromosome 13, mLoxAfr1.hap2, whole genome shotgun sequence genome encodes these proteins:
- the PIF1 gene encoding ATP-dependent DNA helicase PIF1 isoform X3, translating to MAMLLGTETAEAECEDAELRCRVAVEELSPGGQPRKRQSLRTAELSLGRNERRELMLRLQAPGPAGRPRCFPLRAARLFTRFAAAGRSALRLPADGAPRPGAGAVQLLLSDCPPDRLRRFLRTLRLKLAAAPGPGPVSARAQLLGPRPRDFVTISPVQPEELRRVAAARAPDTTLVKLPEKPRTGAAHSKEAPRWPLPVKRLSLPPTKPRLSEEQAAVLRVVLKGQSIFFTGSAGTGKSYLLKRILGSLPPMGTVATASTGVAACHIGGTTLHAFAGIGSGKAPLAQCVALAQRPGVRQGWLNCQRLVIDEISMVEADLFDKLEAVARAVRQQDEPFGGIQLIICGDFLQLPPVTKGSQPPQFCFQAKSWRKCIPVILELTEVWRQADQAFISLLQAVRLGRCRNWDSKRCSDEVTRQLRATAAHKVGRDGIVATRLCTHQDEVALTNERWLQELPGEVHSFEAMDSDPEQARTLDAQCPASRVLQLKLGAQVMLVKNLAVSRGLVNGARGVVVGFEAEGRGLPQVRFLCGITEVIRADRWTVQATGGQLLSRQQLPLQLAWAISIHKSQGMSLDCVEISLGRVFASGQAYVALSRARSLQGLRVLDFDPMVVCCDPRVLRFYATLRRDSGPSLESPSEDEVASDENMDPNL from the exons atgGCGATGCTGTTGGGCACCGAGACCGCGGAAGCAGAGTGCGAGGACGCCGAGTTGCGGTGCCGCGTGGCGGTGGAGGAGCTGAGCCCCGGCGGGCAGCCGCGAAAGCGTCAGTCCCTGCGCACCGCGGAGCTGAGCCTGGGTCGCAACGAGCGCCGCGAGCTGATGCTGCGGCTGCAGGCGCCGGGGCCTGCGGGGCGGCCGCGCTGCTTCCCCCTGCGCGCCGCGCGCCTCTTCACGCGCTTTGCCGCCGCCGGGCGCAGCGCGCTGCGTCTCCCTGCTGACGGCGCTCCCCGGCCAGGTGCCGGCGCTGTGCAGCTGTTGCTCTCCGACTGCCCCCCGGACCGCCTGCGCCGCTTCCTACGCACGCTGCGCCTCAAGCTGGCGGCGGCCCCAGGGCCCGGGCCGGTCTCCGCCCGAGCGCAGCTGCTTGGCCCGCGGCCCCGCGACTTTGTCACCATCAGCCCCGTGCAGCCCGAGGAGCTACGGCGCGTGGCGGCCGCCCGGGCCCCGGACACCACGCTGGTGAAGTTGCCGGAGAAGCCCCGGACTGGGGCTGCACACAGCAAG GAAGCCCCAAGGTGGCCCCTGCCTGTGAAGAGGCTGAGCTTGCCCCCCACCAAGCCACGGCTTTCGGAGGAGCAGGCGGCTGTGCTGAGGGTCGTGCTCAAAGGACAGAGCATTTTCTTCACTGGGAGCGCAG GGACAGGGAAGTCATACCTGCTGAAGCGTATCCTGGGCTCACTGCCCCCCATGGGCACTGTGGCCACTGCTAGCACTGGGGTGGCAGCCTGTCACATTGGAGGTACCACCCTCCATGCCTTTGCAG GCATCGGCTCAGGCAAGGCCCCCCTGGCCCAGTGTGTGGCCCTGGCCCAGCGCCCAGGTGTGCGGCAGGGCTGGCTGAACTGCCAGCGGCTGGTCATTGACGAGATCTCCATGGTGGAGGCAGACCTATTTGACAAGCTGGAAGCTGTGGCCAG AGCTGTCCGGCAGCAGGACGAGCCCTTTGGAGGGATCCAGCTCATTATCTGTGGGGATTTTCTACAACTGCCACCTGTGACCAAGGGCTCCCAGCCCCCGCAATTCTGTTTCCAG GCCAAGAGCTGGAGGAAATGCATCCCAGTGATCCTGGAGCTGACTGAGGTGTGGAGGCAGGCAGACCAGGCCTTCATCTCTTTGCTGCAGGCTGTGAGGCTGGGCAG atgcagaaactggGATTCAAAGAG GTGCTCAGATGAAGTGACCCGCCAACTCCGGGCTACAGCTGCCCACAAGGTGGGGCGGGATGGGATCGTGGCCACGAGGCTCTGCACCCACCAGGATGAAGTGGCCCTCACCAATGAGAGGTGGCTGCAGGAGCTACCAG GTGAGGTGCACAGCTTTGAGGCTATGGACAGTGACCCGGAGCAGGCCCGGACCCTGGACGCCCAGTGTCCTGCTAGTCGGGTCCTTCAGCTAAAGCTAGGGGCCCAG gtgatgctggtgaagaacctAGCGGTGTCTCGGGGCCTGGTGAACGGGGCCCGAGGGGTGGTTGTTGGGTTTGAGGCCGAGGGGAGAG GGCTGCCCCAAGTGAGATTCCTGTGTGGAATCACCGAGGTCATCCGTGCTGACCGCTGGACAGTGCAGGCCACTGGAGGCCAGCTCCTCAGCCGGCAGCAGCTGCCCCTCCAGCTGGCCTGGGCAATATCCATCCACAAGAGTCAG GGCATGTCCCTGGATTGTGTAGAGATCTCTCTGGGCCGTGTGTTTGCCAGCGGCCAGGCCTATGTGGCCCTTTCCCGGGCCCGCAGCCTACAGGGCCTGCGTGTGCTGGACTTTGACCCCATGGTGGTATGCTGTGACCCCCGCGTGCTGCGCTTCTATGCTACCCTGAGGCGGGACAGCGGGCCCAGTCTG GAATCCCCAAGTGAGGATGAGGTAGCCTCAGACGAGAACATGGACCCGAACCTCTGA
- the PIF1 gene encoding ATP-dependent DNA helicase PIF1 isoform X2 has translation MAMLLGTETAEAECEDAELRCRVAVEELSPGGQPRKRQSLRTAELSLGRNERRELMLRLQAPGPAGRPRCFPLRAARLFTRFAAAGRSALRLPADGAPRPGAGAVQLLLSDCPPDRLRRFLRTLRLKLAAAPGPGPVSARAQLLGPRPRDFVTISPVQPEELRRVAAARAPDTTLVKLPEKPRTGAAHSKEAPRWPLPVKRLSLPPTKPRLSEEQAAVLRVVLKGQSIFFTGSAGTGKSYLLKRILGSLPPMGTVATASTGVAACHIGGTTLHAFAGIGSGKAPLAQCVALAQRPGVRQGWLNCQRLVIDEISMVEADLFDKLEAVARAVRQQDEPFGGIQLIICGDFLQLPPVTKGSQPPQFCFQAKSWRKCIPVILELTEVWRQADQAFISLLQAVRLGRWALVEREGTTRYESKSGSEQSPGKGEKCLSSGHSLYRQRGLRQDKRRMDRHRKNSGVNAPFYRCRNWDSKRCSDEVTRQLRATAAHKVGRDGIVATRLCTHQDEVALTNERWLQELPGEVHSFEAMDSDPEQARTLDAQCPASRVLQLKLGAQVMLVKNLAVSRGLVNGARGVVVGFEAEGRGLPQVRFLCGITEVIRADRWTVQATGGQLLSRQQLPLQLAWAISIHKSQICRNPPPTQTPICGQPTLLLQASLD, from the exons atgGCGATGCTGTTGGGCACCGAGACCGCGGAAGCAGAGTGCGAGGACGCCGAGTTGCGGTGCCGCGTGGCGGTGGAGGAGCTGAGCCCCGGCGGGCAGCCGCGAAAGCGTCAGTCCCTGCGCACCGCGGAGCTGAGCCTGGGTCGCAACGAGCGCCGCGAGCTGATGCTGCGGCTGCAGGCGCCGGGGCCTGCGGGGCGGCCGCGCTGCTTCCCCCTGCGCGCCGCGCGCCTCTTCACGCGCTTTGCCGCCGCCGGGCGCAGCGCGCTGCGTCTCCCTGCTGACGGCGCTCCCCGGCCAGGTGCCGGCGCTGTGCAGCTGTTGCTCTCCGACTGCCCCCCGGACCGCCTGCGCCGCTTCCTACGCACGCTGCGCCTCAAGCTGGCGGCGGCCCCAGGGCCCGGGCCGGTCTCCGCCCGAGCGCAGCTGCTTGGCCCGCGGCCCCGCGACTTTGTCACCATCAGCCCCGTGCAGCCCGAGGAGCTACGGCGCGTGGCGGCCGCCCGGGCCCCGGACACCACGCTGGTGAAGTTGCCGGAGAAGCCCCGGACTGGGGCTGCACACAGCAAG GAAGCCCCAAGGTGGCCCCTGCCTGTGAAGAGGCTGAGCTTGCCCCCCACCAAGCCACGGCTTTCGGAGGAGCAGGCGGCTGTGCTGAGGGTCGTGCTCAAAGGACAGAGCATTTTCTTCACTGGGAGCGCAG GGACAGGGAAGTCATACCTGCTGAAGCGTATCCTGGGCTCACTGCCCCCCATGGGCACTGTGGCCACTGCTAGCACTGGGGTGGCAGCCTGTCACATTGGAGGTACCACCCTCCATGCCTTTGCAG GCATCGGCTCAGGCAAGGCCCCCCTGGCCCAGTGTGTGGCCCTGGCCCAGCGCCCAGGTGTGCGGCAGGGCTGGCTGAACTGCCAGCGGCTGGTCATTGACGAGATCTCCATGGTGGAGGCAGACCTATTTGACAAGCTGGAAGCTGTGGCCAG AGCTGTCCGGCAGCAGGACGAGCCCTTTGGAGGGATCCAGCTCATTATCTGTGGGGATTTTCTACAACTGCCACCTGTGACCAAGGGCTCCCAGCCCCCGCAATTCTGTTTCCAG GCCAAGAGCTGGAGGAAATGCATCCCAGTGATCCTGGAGCTGACTGAGGTGTGGAGGCAGGCAGACCAGGCCTTCATCTCTTTGCTGCAGGCTGTGAGGCTGGGCAGGTGGGCCCTGGTGGAAAGGGAGGGGACCACGAGATACGAATCCAAGAGTGGGTCAGAGCAGAGCCCTGGGAAGGGGGAGAAATGCTTGTCCTCAGGGCACAGTCTGTACAGGCAGAGGGGCCTTAGGCAGGACAAGAGAAGGATGGACAGACACAGGAAGAATTCAGGTGTTaatgccccattttacagatgcagaaactggGATTCAAAGAG GTGCTCAGATGAAGTGACCCGCCAACTCCGGGCTACAGCTGCCCACAAGGTGGGGCGGGATGGGATCGTGGCCACGAGGCTCTGCACCCACCAGGATGAAGTGGCCCTCACCAATGAGAGGTGGCTGCAGGAGCTACCAG GTGAGGTGCACAGCTTTGAGGCTATGGACAGTGACCCGGAGCAGGCCCGGACCCTGGACGCCCAGTGTCCTGCTAGTCGGGTCCTTCAGCTAAAGCTAGGGGCCCAG gtgatgctggtgaagaacctAGCGGTGTCTCGGGGCCTGGTGAACGGGGCCCGAGGGGTGGTTGTTGGGTTTGAGGCCGAGGGGAGAG GGCTGCCCCAAGTGAGATTCCTGTGTGGAATCACCGAGGTCATCCGTGCTGACCGCTGGACAGTGCAGGCCACTGGAGGCCAGCTCCTCAGCCGGCAGCAGCTGCCCCTCCAGCTGGCCTGGGCAATATCCATCCACAAGAGTCAG ATCTGTAGGAACCCCCCTCCTACGCAGACACCCATCTGTGGTCAGCCCACCCTTCTGCTTCAAGCATCTCTGGACTAG
- the PIF1 gene encoding ATP-dependent DNA helicase PIF1 isoform X5, with translation MAMLLGTETAEAECEDAELRCRVAVEELSPGGQPRKRQSLRTAELSLGRNERRELMLRLQAPGPAGRPRCFPLRAARLFTRFAAAGRSALRLPADGAPRPGAGAVQLLLSDCPPDRLRRFLRTLRLKLAAAPGPGPVSARAQLLGPRPRDFVTISPVQPEELRRVAAARAPDTTLVKLPEKPRTGAAHSKEAPRWPLPVKRLSLPPTKPRLSEEQAAVLRVVLKGQSIFFTGSAGTGKSYLLKRILGSLPPMGTVATASTGVAACHIGGTTLHAFAGIGSGKAPLAQCVALAQRPGVRQGWLNCQRLVIDEISMVEADLFDKLEAVARAVRQQDEPFGGIQLIICGDFLQLPPVTKGSQPPQFCFQAKSWRKCIPVILELTEVWRQADQAFISLLQAVRLGRCSDEVTRQLRATAAHKVGRDGIVATRLCTHQDEVALTNERWLQELPGEVHSFEAMDSDPEQARTLDAQCPASRVLQLKLGAQVMLVKNLAVSRGLVNGARGVVVGFEAEGRGLPQVRFLCGITEVIRADRWTVQATGGQLLSRQQLPLQLAWAISIHKSQGMSLDCVEISLGRVFASGQAYVALSRARSLQGLRVLDFDPMVVCCDPRVLRFYATLRRDSGPSLESPSEDEVASDENMDPNL, from the exons atgGCGATGCTGTTGGGCACCGAGACCGCGGAAGCAGAGTGCGAGGACGCCGAGTTGCGGTGCCGCGTGGCGGTGGAGGAGCTGAGCCCCGGCGGGCAGCCGCGAAAGCGTCAGTCCCTGCGCACCGCGGAGCTGAGCCTGGGTCGCAACGAGCGCCGCGAGCTGATGCTGCGGCTGCAGGCGCCGGGGCCTGCGGGGCGGCCGCGCTGCTTCCCCCTGCGCGCCGCGCGCCTCTTCACGCGCTTTGCCGCCGCCGGGCGCAGCGCGCTGCGTCTCCCTGCTGACGGCGCTCCCCGGCCAGGTGCCGGCGCTGTGCAGCTGTTGCTCTCCGACTGCCCCCCGGACCGCCTGCGCCGCTTCCTACGCACGCTGCGCCTCAAGCTGGCGGCGGCCCCAGGGCCCGGGCCGGTCTCCGCCCGAGCGCAGCTGCTTGGCCCGCGGCCCCGCGACTTTGTCACCATCAGCCCCGTGCAGCCCGAGGAGCTACGGCGCGTGGCGGCCGCCCGGGCCCCGGACACCACGCTGGTGAAGTTGCCGGAGAAGCCCCGGACTGGGGCTGCACACAGCAAG GAAGCCCCAAGGTGGCCCCTGCCTGTGAAGAGGCTGAGCTTGCCCCCCACCAAGCCACGGCTTTCGGAGGAGCAGGCGGCTGTGCTGAGGGTCGTGCTCAAAGGACAGAGCATTTTCTTCACTGGGAGCGCAG GGACAGGGAAGTCATACCTGCTGAAGCGTATCCTGGGCTCACTGCCCCCCATGGGCACTGTGGCCACTGCTAGCACTGGGGTGGCAGCCTGTCACATTGGAGGTACCACCCTCCATGCCTTTGCAG GCATCGGCTCAGGCAAGGCCCCCCTGGCCCAGTGTGTGGCCCTGGCCCAGCGCCCAGGTGTGCGGCAGGGCTGGCTGAACTGCCAGCGGCTGGTCATTGACGAGATCTCCATGGTGGAGGCAGACCTATTTGACAAGCTGGAAGCTGTGGCCAG AGCTGTCCGGCAGCAGGACGAGCCCTTTGGAGGGATCCAGCTCATTATCTGTGGGGATTTTCTACAACTGCCACCTGTGACCAAGGGCTCCCAGCCCCCGCAATTCTGTTTCCAG GCCAAGAGCTGGAGGAAATGCATCCCAGTGATCCTGGAGCTGACTGAGGTGTGGAGGCAGGCAGACCAGGCCTTCATCTCTTTGCTGCAGGCTGTGAGGCTGGGCAG GTGCTCAGATGAAGTGACCCGCCAACTCCGGGCTACAGCTGCCCACAAGGTGGGGCGGGATGGGATCGTGGCCACGAGGCTCTGCACCCACCAGGATGAAGTGGCCCTCACCAATGAGAGGTGGCTGCAGGAGCTACCAG GTGAGGTGCACAGCTTTGAGGCTATGGACAGTGACCCGGAGCAGGCCCGGACCCTGGACGCCCAGTGTCCTGCTAGTCGGGTCCTTCAGCTAAAGCTAGGGGCCCAG gtgatgctggtgaagaacctAGCGGTGTCTCGGGGCCTGGTGAACGGGGCCCGAGGGGTGGTTGTTGGGTTTGAGGCCGAGGGGAGAG GGCTGCCCCAAGTGAGATTCCTGTGTGGAATCACCGAGGTCATCCGTGCTGACCGCTGGACAGTGCAGGCCACTGGAGGCCAGCTCCTCAGCCGGCAGCAGCTGCCCCTCCAGCTGGCCTGGGCAATATCCATCCACAAGAGTCAG GGCATGTCCCTGGATTGTGTAGAGATCTCTCTGGGCCGTGTGTTTGCCAGCGGCCAGGCCTATGTGGCCCTTTCCCGGGCCCGCAGCCTACAGGGCCTGCGTGTGCTGGACTTTGACCCCATGGTGGTATGCTGTGACCCCCGCGTGCTGCGCTTCTATGCTACCCTGAGGCGGGACAGCGGGCCCAGTCTG GAATCCCCAAGTGAGGATGAGGTAGCCTCAGACGAGAACATGGACCCGAACCTCTGA
- the PIF1 gene encoding ATP-dependent DNA helicase PIF1 isoform X4, translating into MAMLLGTETAEAECEDAELRCRVAVEELSPGGQPRKRQSLRTAELSLGRNERRELMLRLQAPGPAGRPRCFPLRAARLFTRFAAAGRSALRLPADGAPRPGAGAVQLLLSDCPPDRLRRFLRTLRLKLAAAPGPGPVSARAQLLGPRPRDFVTISPVQPEELRRVAAARAPDTTLVKLPEKPRTGAAHSKEAPRWPLPVKRLSLPPTKPRLSEEQAAVLRVVLKGQSIFFTGSAGTGKSYLLKRILGSLPPMGTVATASTGVAACHIGGTTLHAFAGIGSGKAPLAQCVALAQRPGVRQGWLNCQRLVIDEISMVEADLFDKLEAVARAVRQQDEPFGGIQLIICGDFLQLPPVTKGSQPPQFCFQAKSWRKCIPVILELTEVWRQADQAFISLLQAVRLGRWALVEREGTTRYESKSGSEQSPGKGEKCLSSGHSLYRQRGLRQDKRRMDRHRKNSGVNAPFYRCRNWDSKRCSDEVTRQLRATAAHKVGRDGIVATRLCTHQDEVALTNERWLQELPGEVHSFEAMDSDPEQARTLDAQCPASRVLQLKLGAQVMLVKNLAVSRGLVNGARGVVVGFEAEGRGLPQVRFLCGITEVIRADRWTVQATGGQLLSRQQLPLQLAWAISIHKSQESPSEDEVASDENMDPNL; encoded by the exons atgGCGATGCTGTTGGGCACCGAGACCGCGGAAGCAGAGTGCGAGGACGCCGAGTTGCGGTGCCGCGTGGCGGTGGAGGAGCTGAGCCCCGGCGGGCAGCCGCGAAAGCGTCAGTCCCTGCGCACCGCGGAGCTGAGCCTGGGTCGCAACGAGCGCCGCGAGCTGATGCTGCGGCTGCAGGCGCCGGGGCCTGCGGGGCGGCCGCGCTGCTTCCCCCTGCGCGCCGCGCGCCTCTTCACGCGCTTTGCCGCCGCCGGGCGCAGCGCGCTGCGTCTCCCTGCTGACGGCGCTCCCCGGCCAGGTGCCGGCGCTGTGCAGCTGTTGCTCTCCGACTGCCCCCCGGACCGCCTGCGCCGCTTCCTACGCACGCTGCGCCTCAAGCTGGCGGCGGCCCCAGGGCCCGGGCCGGTCTCCGCCCGAGCGCAGCTGCTTGGCCCGCGGCCCCGCGACTTTGTCACCATCAGCCCCGTGCAGCCCGAGGAGCTACGGCGCGTGGCGGCCGCCCGGGCCCCGGACACCACGCTGGTGAAGTTGCCGGAGAAGCCCCGGACTGGGGCTGCACACAGCAAG GAAGCCCCAAGGTGGCCCCTGCCTGTGAAGAGGCTGAGCTTGCCCCCCACCAAGCCACGGCTTTCGGAGGAGCAGGCGGCTGTGCTGAGGGTCGTGCTCAAAGGACAGAGCATTTTCTTCACTGGGAGCGCAG GGACAGGGAAGTCATACCTGCTGAAGCGTATCCTGGGCTCACTGCCCCCCATGGGCACTGTGGCCACTGCTAGCACTGGGGTGGCAGCCTGTCACATTGGAGGTACCACCCTCCATGCCTTTGCAG GCATCGGCTCAGGCAAGGCCCCCCTGGCCCAGTGTGTGGCCCTGGCCCAGCGCCCAGGTGTGCGGCAGGGCTGGCTGAACTGCCAGCGGCTGGTCATTGACGAGATCTCCATGGTGGAGGCAGACCTATTTGACAAGCTGGAAGCTGTGGCCAG AGCTGTCCGGCAGCAGGACGAGCCCTTTGGAGGGATCCAGCTCATTATCTGTGGGGATTTTCTACAACTGCCACCTGTGACCAAGGGCTCCCAGCCCCCGCAATTCTGTTTCCAG GCCAAGAGCTGGAGGAAATGCATCCCAGTGATCCTGGAGCTGACTGAGGTGTGGAGGCAGGCAGACCAGGCCTTCATCTCTTTGCTGCAGGCTGTGAGGCTGGGCAGGTGGGCCCTGGTGGAAAGGGAGGGGACCACGAGATACGAATCCAAGAGTGGGTCAGAGCAGAGCCCTGGGAAGGGGGAGAAATGCTTGTCCTCAGGGCACAGTCTGTACAGGCAGAGGGGCCTTAGGCAGGACAAGAGAAGGATGGACAGACACAGGAAGAATTCAGGTGTTaatgccccattttacagatgcagaaactggGATTCAAAGAG GTGCTCAGATGAAGTGACCCGCCAACTCCGGGCTACAGCTGCCCACAAGGTGGGGCGGGATGGGATCGTGGCCACGAGGCTCTGCACCCACCAGGATGAAGTGGCCCTCACCAATGAGAGGTGGCTGCAGGAGCTACCAG GTGAGGTGCACAGCTTTGAGGCTATGGACAGTGACCCGGAGCAGGCCCGGACCCTGGACGCCCAGTGTCCTGCTAGTCGGGTCCTTCAGCTAAAGCTAGGGGCCCAG gtgatgctggtgaagaacctAGCGGTGTCTCGGGGCCTGGTGAACGGGGCCCGAGGGGTGGTTGTTGGGTTTGAGGCCGAGGGGAGAG GGCTGCCCCAAGTGAGATTCCTGTGTGGAATCACCGAGGTCATCCGTGCTGACCGCTGGACAGTGCAGGCCACTGGAGGCCAGCTCCTCAGCCGGCAGCAGCTGCCCCTCCAGCTGGCCTGGGCAATATCCATCCACAAGAGTCAG GAATCCCCAAGTGAGGATGAGGTAGCCTCAGACGAGAACATGGACCCGAACCTCTGA
- the PIF1 gene encoding ATP-dependent DNA helicase PIF1 isoform X1, with the protein MAMLLGTETAEAECEDAELRCRVAVEELSPGGQPRKRQSLRTAELSLGRNERRELMLRLQAPGPAGRPRCFPLRAARLFTRFAAAGRSALRLPADGAPRPGAGAVQLLLSDCPPDRLRRFLRTLRLKLAAAPGPGPVSARAQLLGPRPRDFVTISPVQPEELRRVAAARAPDTTLVKLPEKPRTGAAHSKEAPRWPLPVKRLSLPPTKPRLSEEQAAVLRVVLKGQSIFFTGSAGTGKSYLLKRILGSLPPMGTVATASTGVAACHIGGTTLHAFAGIGSGKAPLAQCVALAQRPGVRQGWLNCQRLVIDEISMVEADLFDKLEAVARAVRQQDEPFGGIQLIICGDFLQLPPVTKGSQPPQFCFQAKSWRKCIPVILELTEVWRQADQAFISLLQAVRLGRWALVEREGTTRYESKSGSEQSPGKGEKCLSSGHSLYRQRGLRQDKRRMDRHRKNSGVNAPFYRCRNWDSKRCSDEVTRQLRATAAHKVGRDGIVATRLCTHQDEVALTNERWLQELPGEVHSFEAMDSDPEQARTLDAQCPASRVLQLKLGAQVMLVKNLAVSRGLVNGARGVVVGFEAEGRGLPQVRFLCGITEVIRADRWTVQATGGQLLSRQQLPLQLAWAISIHKSQGMSLDCVEISLGRVFASGQAYVALSRARSLQGLRVLDFDPMVVCCDPRVLRFYATLRRDSGPSLESPSEDEVASDENMDPNL; encoded by the exons atgGCGATGCTGTTGGGCACCGAGACCGCGGAAGCAGAGTGCGAGGACGCCGAGTTGCGGTGCCGCGTGGCGGTGGAGGAGCTGAGCCCCGGCGGGCAGCCGCGAAAGCGTCAGTCCCTGCGCACCGCGGAGCTGAGCCTGGGTCGCAACGAGCGCCGCGAGCTGATGCTGCGGCTGCAGGCGCCGGGGCCTGCGGGGCGGCCGCGCTGCTTCCCCCTGCGCGCCGCGCGCCTCTTCACGCGCTTTGCCGCCGCCGGGCGCAGCGCGCTGCGTCTCCCTGCTGACGGCGCTCCCCGGCCAGGTGCCGGCGCTGTGCAGCTGTTGCTCTCCGACTGCCCCCCGGACCGCCTGCGCCGCTTCCTACGCACGCTGCGCCTCAAGCTGGCGGCGGCCCCAGGGCCCGGGCCGGTCTCCGCCCGAGCGCAGCTGCTTGGCCCGCGGCCCCGCGACTTTGTCACCATCAGCCCCGTGCAGCCCGAGGAGCTACGGCGCGTGGCGGCCGCCCGGGCCCCGGACACCACGCTGGTGAAGTTGCCGGAGAAGCCCCGGACTGGGGCTGCACACAGCAAG GAAGCCCCAAGGTGGCCCCTGCCTGTGAAGAGGCTGAGCTTGCCCCCCACCAAGCCACGGCTTTCGGAGGAGCAGGCGGCTGTGCTGAGGGTCGTGCTCAAAGGACAGAGCATTTTCTTCACTGGGAGCGCAG GGACAGGGAAGTCATACCTGCTGAAGCGTATCCTGGGCTCACTGCCCCCCATGGGCACTGTGGCCACTGCTAGCACTGGGGTGGCAGCCTGTCACATTGGAGGTACCACCCTCCATGCCTTTGCAG GCATCGGCTCAGGCAAGGCCCCCCTGGCCCAGTGTGTGGCCCTGGCCCAGCGCCCAGGTGTGCGGCAGGGCTGGCTGAACTGCCAGCGGCTGGTCATTGACGAGATCTCCATGGTGGAGGCAGACCTATTTGACAAGCTGGAAGCTGTGGCCAG AGCTGTCCGGCAGCAGGACGAGCCCTTTGGAGGGATCCAGCTCATTATCTGTGGGGATTTTCTACAACTGCCACCTGTGACCAAGGGCTCCCAGCCCCCGCAATTCTGTTTCCAG GCCAAGAGCTGGAGGAAATGCATCCCAGTGATCCTGGAGCTGACTGAGGTGTGGAGGCAGGCAGACCAGGCCTTCATCTCTTTGCTGCAGGCTGTGAGGCTGGGCAGGTGGGCCCTGGTGGAAAGGGAGGGGACCACGAGATACGAATCCAAGAGTGGGTCAGAGCAGAGCCCTGGGAAGGGGGAGAAATGCTTGTCCTCAGGGCACAGTCTGTACAGGCAGAGGGGCCTTAGGCAGGACAAGAGAAGGATGGACAGACACAGGAAGAATTCAGGTGTTaatgccccattttacagatgcagaaactggGATTCAAAGAG GTGCTCAGATGAAGTGACCCGCCAACTCCGGGCTACAGCTGCCCACAAGGTGGGGCGGGATGGGATCGTGGCCACGAGGCTCTGCACCCACCAGGATGAAGTGGCCCTCACCAATGAGAGGTGGCTGCAGGAGCTACCAG GTGAGGTGCACAGCTTTGAGGCTATGGACAGTGACCCGGAGCAGGCCCGGACCCTGGACGCCCAGTGTCCTGCTAGTCGGGTCCTTCAGCTAAAGCTAGGGGCCCAG gtgatgctggtgaagaacctAGCGGTGTCTCGGGGCCTGGTGAACGGGGCCCGAGGGGTGGTTGTTGGGTTTGAGGCCGAGGGGAGAG GGCTGCCCCAAGTGAGATTCCTGTGTGGAATCACCGAGGTCATCCGTGCTGACCGCTGGACAGTGCAGGCCACTGGAGGCCAGCTCCTCAGCCGGCAGCAGCTGCCCCTCCAGCTGGCCTGGGCAATATCCATCCACAAGAGTCAG GGCATGTCCCTGGATTGTGTAGAGATCTCTCTGGGCCGTGTGTTTGCCAGCGGCCAGGCCTATGTGGCCCTTTCCCGGGCCCGCAGCCTACAGGGCCTGCGTGTGCTGGACTTTGACCCCATGGTGGTATGCTGTGACCCCCGCGTGCTGCGCTTCTATGCTACCCTGAGGCGGGACAGCGGGCCCAGTCTG GAATCCCCAAGTGAGGATGAGGTAGCCTCAGACGAGAACATGGACCCGAACCTCTGA